tttatttatttttggctgtgttgggtctttgttgctgcacgcgggctttctctagttgcagcatgcaggggctactcctcattgcagtgtgcgggcttctcatcgcggtggcctctcttgctgcagagcacgggctctaggcaagtggGCCTCAGTAATtgtagcgtgtgggctcagtagttgtggctcacgggctccagagcgcaggctcagcagttgtggggcacgggcccagctgctccgcggcacgtgggatcctcccggaccagggctcgaacccatgtgccctgcactggcaggcggattctcaaccatcgcgccaccagggaagccctcttgctcttcttataaagacaccagttcTAAAAAAGACACCAGTTCTATCATATTAGGGCTCCATCCTTAGGATCTTGTTtagccttaattacctccttaaaggctctATCTTCAAATAGAGTCTCATTGGTCTTTAGgtcttcaacataagaatttggttGGGAGGGATGTAATTAAGTCCAATAACAGAAGTATTTGATTTCCAGAGGCCCAGACCCATCAGGTGTGAAGGTTTGGGTCACACTCCCAGGTAAGGCACAGGACCCACGCTCCTGTGCTCTGAAATCTATGACAGCGTTTGTGCAGAGGCCCTGCTTCCCGTGGGCTGTTCCCAGACAGTAACTGGTCACAGCAGGGACACTATGGGAGACTCATTCCTGGGAGACATGGGACTCCTCTGATGACCAACTGTGACTTGAGGACTCCCTCTGGCCTTGCTTAACTTCGCTTAGATTGTTTTTGATGGTCTTGGAGAGTCCAGGAAAGCTCTCCTTCTGTTGATCACTTGCGATCAGAGTTGCATCTCGGTCTGCTGGCTCTCTCATCTTTTCTGGTTCCCTCTCCATATTCTCTCACAGATGTTTAATAAAATTCTGCTGAGTTTAATCCTATTTTGGCATTTGTTTCTTGGAGGACTGGGACTAACAAAATAATTTCCATCTGTATACCaacaatctatttatttattccatcttGTAAAATCCTTCTCTTTATCCAACTTCTACCAGCGTCTGTTCCATTTCGCTTGTTTCGTATTATCTCTTTGAGGTGAtagatgtttggttttttaaaaattgaagtgtagttaagttacaatgctgtgttagtttcaagtgtacagcaaagtgattcagtaaatacatatatattgatatatattttcagattcttttctattacaggttattacaagatattgaatataattccttgtgctattaGATcattgtttacctattttatatatagtagtgtgtatatgttaatcccaaactccttatttataTCTCCCCCCACCCACTTTTGTCTTTGATAACcggaagtttgttttctatgtcatgagtctatttctgttttgtaaataagctcatttgtatcattttcttaagattccacatataagtgatatcatatgatatttgtctcccTCTGTCTGACTAACTatagatgtttgttgttttaagctgctaaggtTTAGAAGTAGTTTGatacacagcagtagataactaacaAAGCTCTCTTAAGTCTCTATTACTCTATAGTTATTGCCTAAATCTGTTTTATCTCCTTTcaccttgaaaatgttatttatactCGCTTCcaattcctcttttcctcttcttttttttccctttttttccctcttcattcttttacttttcttttctccttcccccttgctttcttccttctctcctctccttcctttgttCTTATTATCAGATGtttcaaacatataaaataatactaTGTGGTTATACTGAAAACTGAAAGGAAGCATTATCTGTATATGCTAAAATTATAATGCCAAGGTATAtggaataaaagtaaaataaaggaagaaaagaaagtgccTGGGTGATTCTGCAAACAAGTAAGTGACTTTCAACTCCTATTTCCTTTCCTTAAgctgagtttgtttgtttcttttttgtttgtttcttttaaaaaaatatttatttatttatctggctgcgtcgtgtcttagttgtggcatgcgggctctttgttgcggcacgcagccttctcactagttgtggcacgtgggctccagagcgtgagggctcagtagttgcagtgtgtgggctctctagttgtggcgcaggctcagtagttgtagcactctcagttgccctgtggcatgtgggatcctagttctcagccagggattgaacgggtgtcccctgcattggaaggtggatgcttaaccactggaccaccagggaagtcccaagctgagtttgtttcattttcagagtAAACACATCAGCTCCATGAACTCTTACACATTTCTGGTAAAAGCTTAAGTTGGTActagcacttttaaaaaattttatgtttttactgaagtatagttgatttacaatgttttgttggGTACTAGCACTTTGGAACTCAAAATAGCATTATCTAGTATGTTTAAAGTGTATATACCATATACTCcagtatttgatttttaaaatcctgaaagaatatttaatttttttttttgcggtacacgggcctctcactgctgtggcccctcccatcgcggagcacaggctcccgacacgcaggcccagcagccatgacccacgggcccagccgccccgcggcatgtgggatcctcccggaccggggcacaaacccgcgtcccctgcattggcaggcggactcccaaccactgaaccaccaggtaagcccaagaatatttaattttaattttggttttagcACATACAGGAATGCTTTGATGCTCCTCCCTTCCAAAGGTGGAGCTTAATTTTCTCCTGAGTGTGGGCTGCATTTAATGACTCACTTTTACCTGATAGAGTAAGGCTGATGTGATGGTGTATGACGCTGGGTCTAGGACATAAAACTCACTTAAGCTTCCATCTTTGTTGCTCTCTTGCTcagatcacttgctctgggggaagccagctgccatgtcataaGCAGCCCTATGGAAAggtccatgtggctgcaaattgAGGCCCTCTTCCAAGAGCCGTACAAGTGAGCCATGTTTCATGTGAATCCTGCAGCCCTAGTCAAGCCATCAGATGATGCAACCCTGGCTGACAACTTGATTGTCTCCTTTAGAGAGGCCCAGAGCCAGAAACACTctgggagataataaatgtttgttgttttgaatAACAACTaagttttgaataatttattttgcaGCAGCAGGTAACTAATATAGTGTCTCAGGAGGAAAATAAATTCTTgtactttaatttttgtttgctctAAATTAATTATAAGATATTAAACATgtcatttggttttctttttttttttcggtacgcgggcctctcactgttgtggtctctcccgttgcagagcacaggctccggatgcgcaggctcagcggccatggctcacgggcacagccgctcacgggcacagccgctcacgggcacagccgctcggcggcatgtgggatcttcctggaccggggcacgaacccatgttccctgcatcagcaggcggactctcaaccactgcgccaccagggaagcccccaaaatataaattttatttcatcataacttcagttcaaaataatcaGTATGCCAGAAtggtatattttggggtggtaTTTTTCTGCTCCTCTTCAACTCACACAAACTCAGGGATATGGAATGAAGACAATTTTAAAACACAGCAACACAGGAGACACTGACACATGGTTTGGGAAAGTAAAATCTAGGAGCTTTGTGAGTATGATTGGCAGTGCCATTTAGGCACATTTCTGTATTGGTAAGGGCCAAAATCAGTTTTACAGATTAGATTCCTGATGTTTGCGGAACATAAAGATTGTGCTCCCCGCTATAGTTAACAAACACAAAGGAAACTATCCGATCCATATGGGAATCTCTATCTGGTGTTTTCAGGCACAACTTCTCCAGGTTTAAAGCACAAAACCCCTGTTCCTCCACCTCCATTCCCAGAGAGACCTCACTCTCTGGCATCAAGGTCCCTGGCGGGTGAGTTTTCTTCTAGAAGAGTCCAAGGGGTGAGAGATAAGGGGTGAGAGGCAGATGGTCCTGTTCAGCCACGATGGTTTCGAAAGAACACTGGAGGAAAAACTGGCTGAGCCCAATCTGGGCATGGCTTCTTGGTTTCCTCAGACAGCCCCCGGGCCAGGACTCAGAGAGACAATGTGACGAAGAGCATTCGGTGCAGGAGGAGCGGGATCAGGGCAACATCCCAGAACTCGAGTGTGGCTCACTGGGTCTCTCTCAGGGCGGTGTCTGGGGCGGGGACGCTCAGTGTTGGGGATTCTTCATCTCCCCTGAGTTTCACTTTCTCTCTCACAGCCTGTGTCGAACCCTCCTGACTGGATACTCATGACGATGCCCCAGTCCTCACTCCCATTGCGTGTCCGGTTTCTAGAAGCCAATCAGCGTCCCCGCGGTTCCCGGTTGTAAAGTCTCCACCGACCAGCCTCACGCAGTTTCTCCTCAGACGCCGAGGACACAGGTCATGGCACCGCGAACCCTCCTCCTGCTCCTCTCCGGGGCCCTGGCCCTGACCGAGACCTGGGCGGGTGAGTGCGTGGTCGGGAGGGAACGGCCTCTGCGGGGAGGAGCGAGGAGACCCCGGGGGTCGGGGGTCAGGACTCCCAGGGAAGGAGCCACGCCGCCGCCCCCGGCCCAGACCCGCCCCCTCACCCCGGTCcccgcctctccctcccccctcccttgctTCCCgcccccttttctctccccccGAGGTGCCGGCCCTTCTCCGGCCTCCACACCTTTTCCGTCTCACGAGtccctcgccccctcccccctgccgGCCCCGTCACCTCGGACCCGGGGACCCGCGCTGGGAGGAGGGTCGGACCGGGTCTCACCCCAACCCGCCCCCAGGCTCCCACTCCCTGAGGTATTTCCACACCGGGATGTCCCGGCCCGGCCGCGGGGAGCCCCGCTTCATCTCCGTCGGCTACGTGGACGACACGCAGTTCGTGCGGTTTGACAGCGACGCCCCGAATCCGAGGAAGGAGCCGCGGGCGCCGTGGATGGAGCAGTTGGGGCCGGAGTACTGGGATCGGGAGACGCAGATCTCCAAGGACGCCGCACAGGTTTACCGAGTGAACCTGAACAAACTGCGCGGCTACTACAACCAGAGCGAGGCCGGTGAGCGACGCGGGCCCGGGTCCGGGTCACGACCCTCATCCCCAGGGACGGGCCGGCGTCGCCCCGAGTCTCCGGGTCCGAGGGCAACCCCAACATTGCGGGACCCGCCCGGCCTCCCGACTCTGGAGGAAACGGCGGGACTTTACCCGGTTTCATTTTCGGTTTGGGTTTAATCGCTGCGGCTGGTCGGGACGGGGTCAGGGTCTCACACCATCCAGGAGATGTACGGCTGCGACGTGGGGCCGGACGGTCGCCTCCTCCGCGGGTACAGACAGTTAGCCTACGACGGCGCCGATTACATCGCCCTGAACGAGGACCTGAGCTCCTGGACCGCGGCCGACGCGGCGGCTCAGATCTCCAAGAGCAAGCTTGAGAAGGCCGGTGCTGCGGAGCGCCACAGAGCCTACCTGGATGGGGCATGCGTAGAGGCGCTCCTCGGATACCTGGAGACCGGGAAGGACACGCTGCAGCGCGCAGGTACGAGCGTCCGCGGGGCCTCCCTGGTCTCCCCTCGGGCTGGAGCTGGCTTCCCACAAGGGGAGGAAATGGGGTCCCTGTGGGAACACCGCCCCAACTTCTTGTTGGGAGAGGGAGGAATCGCCCAGGTTTTCGTATTCTGTACGAGACAGTGACTCGCCGGTGGCCTAACTTCTCTGAAAGACAGTGAAGGAATCCAGTCTCTTTGGGGAAGAAACAGGAAACCATCCCTAAAATAACTGACCAGCGGTGCCCTTTGACCCTGACCCCCATCTTGTGAACCATGACTTTCTCTCTCAAGCCTGTTCTCAGCCTAAGAACATCTTAGGAGGCCTGACTCTAGCTTTTCTGAGTCATTCAGCCTCCACCAAAGTCAGGACCATTGCTCTGTATTCTCCCCTTTACATGGAGCCTCCTACCTTGGCTTTCATCCTTATTCTAGAACTTGCCAAGGACTgggagatcttcccagaccccgGAGTCCAGGCTGGTGTCTGGTGTTTTTGCTGCTTCTTTTCAAACCTGTTGTGCTGTTCATTCTCAGGATGGTCACGTGATGCTGGTTCAGTGGCCCATGAAGGTAACACTAAGTGTgaattttctgattcttcctcCTCAGACCCTCCAAAGACACACGTGACCCACCACCCCATCTCTGACCATGAGGTCACCCTGaggtgctgggccctgggcttcTACCCTAAGGAGATCTCACTGACCTGGCAGCGTGATGGGGAGGATCAGACCCAGGACATGGAGCTTGTGGAGACCAGGCCTTCAGGGGATGGAACCTTCCAGAAGTGGGGGGCCCTGGTGGTGCCTTCTGGAGAGGAGCAGAGATACACGTGCCATGTGCAGCACGAGGGGCTTCAGAAGCCCCTCACCGTGAGATGGGGTAAGGAGGGACATGTGGGGTGGAGCTTCCTCTCAGATAAAGCAGGAGCCCTTGTGGACACGTTCAGCAAGGTCGGGATTCAGGCCTGAGGTCAGggccccttccctttcctccacagaaCCTCCTCAGCCCACCGTCCCCATCATGGGCCTCATTGTTGCCCTGGTTCTCTTGGTGGTCACTGGAGCCGTGGTGGCTGGAGCTGTGATCTGGAGGAAGAAGCACTCAGGTAGGGAAGGTGGGGAAGGATCTGAGTTTTCTTGTCTCACTGGGGGATTCAAGCCCAGGTAGACGTTTGCCTGCCTCATTACTGGAAAGTACCCTACACACACATGTGGAATATGGAGCTGAGTGCTAACACTTACCCTTTCATAAAGTACATATGAAAATGAAAGACAGATTTTTCACCTTCATAATTCCAGTTGAGGGCCTGTTTCTTAGCACTTGAAGGTCAGAGGGGGAAGGTCCCGCTAAGGACAGACTCCCAGGAGGGCAGCTGGTCCACTCCCCCCATATCTCCTTTCTTCATGTTCCTGATCCTGTCCTGGATTTTTGGTTACAGTTCTGGAAAGTTCTCTGTGGTCCAGGACTAGGGGGTTCCTCTAGGATCTCACAACTCAGTCTTCTCCCTGGCCTCTCACGTGAGCTTTTCTTCTTACAGGTGAGAAAGGAGGGAGCTACGCTCAGGCTGCAAGTAAGTGTGGAGGGGCTGTGATTCCTGAGACCCTTGTGAGGGTGCAGACAGGAGGCCATGGGGGCCTCACCCTCCTAAAGTTCCTTCTCTAGTTTCTCTCCTGTGGGTTCTGACCACGTCCTGGTTTTGTTCTCCCCCAGGCAGTGACAGTGCCCAGGGCTCTGATGTGTCTCTCACGGATCCTAAAGGTGAGACCCTGCAGGACCTAGATTGGGAGAGGTGTTGGGGCGGAGGGGATGCCCCGGGTGGTGGGGATCCTTGAATGGGACATTTGAGCATGTGGGGGGCTGTTGGGAAGGTCAGCACTTACATGACTGACCTGCATTTgttcatgattattttctttcatagtgTGAGGCAGCAGCCTCGTGGGACTGGGTGATGCACGGTCCCACTTTGTGGCTTCAGATCCCGTGACTCCTCTTTCTGCAGCTGCATCTGAATGTGTCTGTGTTCCTCGTAGCCTAATGTGAGGAGGTAGGGAGACtggcccacccctgcccaccacgacccctccccaccctgaccTGTGTTCTCTTCCCTGATCCACTTGCCTGTTccagcagaggcagggctgggccacCTCCATCCCTGTCTTAACTTCGTGGTGCACTGAATAATAATGTCTTACTTGCCTGTTGGCAATAAAATctgtatatgaattttttttttctaattcctgcCTTGAGGCGTTGATGGGATAATAAAGGAAAGGATTCTTAAAGTttgagagaggaaataaatggaagCGCTGAGAACCTTCCAGAATCCGTGTGCTTGCTGTGCTCTGTCTGCTGCCGGTGGGACAGGAGGAGGTGATGAGGAACTGAGCATGGACGCGGCCTGTGCCCACTCCGTGCTCACTGCATCTTGGGCTTTGAGGTGGTCACTCTTGGTCACATCTTCTCAGCTCCTTTGTCATTGTCTCTTCAGAACTTTGTCCCACCAGCAGCTGTGATCTCAGAAGAAGTCACCAGGTCAGCCTCGGCTCAGGCCTGTGTCCAGTCCTCAGCCCCTATCTTTtgggtgttatttgttgtttctttctttctttagaggTTCTTGCCTGAGTTTGTGTTTTATTCTCCTCTGGGTGTCCCCCACCTCTGACAGCTGGAGGGGTCGTTTGGCCTGTCGTGGTCCCCACAAGGCCCAAGGCTGCCCCTGCACACAGGAGAGTCTGTGGTGTCCAGAGGTGGATTTTCAGATTCATCCAGCTCTTGCCCTTTGTCTAGGGTTTGATTGTTCTTTCCATATTTCCCCCAACCTTCTCAAAGGATCCAGATTCTGGAATTAGCAGAAAGGCGGGAAACCATAATGTCTCGTCTTAGGTAAGTTCCTGTCGGAATTCTGCTCTGCTCGCCTACCCACTCTCCCTGCCCTTAGCTCTAGTAATCCCAGTGCTGGCTCCAGTACAAACT
The DNA window shown above is from Phocoena phocoena chromosome 10, mPhoPho1.1, whole genome shotgun sequence and carries:
- the LOC136129272 gene encoding BOLA class I histocompatibility antigen, alpha chain BL3-7-like — protein: MAPRTLLLLLSGALALTETWAGSHSLRYFHTGMSRPGRGEPRFISVGYVDDTQFVRFDSDAPNPRKEPRAPWMEQLGPEYWDRETQISKDAAQVYRVNLNKLRGYYNQSEAGSHTIQEMYGCDVGPDGRLLRGYRQLAYDGADYIALNEDLSSWTAADAAAQISKSKLEKAGAAERHRAYLDGACVEALLGYLETGKDTLQRADPPKTHVTHHPISDHEVTLRCWALGFYPKEISLTWQRDGEDQTQDMELVETRPSGDGTFQKWGALVVPSGEEQRYTCHVQHEGLQKPLTVRWEPPQPTVPIMGLIVALVLLVVTGAVVAGAVIWRKKHSGEKGGSYAQAASSDSAQGSDVSLTDPKV